A single region of the bacterium genome encodes:
- a CDS encoding MBL fold metallo-hydrolase, giving the protein MSLHERIDWRDVRGIRVGRFGGRVNTTCILWRLGETLIDTGPPNEWQVVRRFADEQPLSRVVVSHHHEDHAGNLERFAAATGLP; this is encoded by the coding sequence ATGAGCCTGCACGAGCGGATCGATTGGCGCGACGTCCGGGGCATCCGCGTCGGACGCTTCGGCGGACGCGTGAACACGACCTGCATTCTGTGGCGTTTGGGCGAGACCCTGATCGACACCGGCCCCCCGAACGAGTGGCAGGTTGTCCGGCGGTTCGCCGATGAGCAGCCCCTGTCCAGAGTCGTCGTCAGCCATCATCACGAGGACCACGCCGGCAACCTCGAGCGCTTCGCCGCGGCGACCGGCCTGCCGC